CGTTTCTTCGTCGGCGGCGTCGACCTCGAGCGGCGGCGGCACATCGAAGCCCTCCGCACCGGCGGGGGCCTCGACGGCGCCGGGACCGGAAACCTGGAGGGTGTAGTCCACCTCCAGCTCCAACTCGTCGAGGATGATCCGTCGGGCGCCCTGATGCAGTCGCTCCAGCTCGGCGTGGAAGGCGGGCTCACGGGCCCGCCGTGCCGAGACCAGCAGGGCGCCCTCGAAGGCCACCAGCCCGATGAAAGCCACCGCCAGGCTGATCCAGGCCAGGGTTTGGCCCAGGTCCTGGTCCTCCAGCAGGTACAACAGCATGAAGACGGGGATCAGGGCAAAGATCAGGTAGATGAACAACCGACCGGCCATCGTCCAGAGGATCCGTCCCCAACCGGCGTCGGCGCCGGTGTGGGAGGCCATCCCGCTCTTGAGGGTCAGGGTCTTGTAGTCGCCGGAGAGCTCGACGCGCACCCAGGCGTAGAGCGGATACCAGCGGGCGCGCAGGTAGGCCCGCAGGTCCGGGTACTCGCGCATCGACTTGGCCTTCTTGTGGGTGTAGAGATCGAAGCGCCGCCGATGCTGCGGCAGGGGGGAATCTGCAGACGCCAACCAGGATTTGAGCCGTTCCAGGGCGCCGAAGTAGGCGTCCTCGCCGAGAGGTTCGGCGGCGCGCAGCAGACTCTGGTGGGCGATGTCGCTCATCGCAGCTCCTCCCAGGCGGCCCAGACGAAGGGCGTCGTCGACTCCCGCCGGGAGAGCAGCTCCTCGGCCGCCGGATCGACCCCGCCGGCGTCGAGCTGCCGCAAACCCTCCAGCAGGGCCAGGCAATACTCGTGGTGCTCGTTGTAGCGCCGCCGGGCGTAGTCCTTGGCCGAGTGGCCGTGGACGAGGAAGGGCCAGTCCGAACTCTCCAGCAGCAGCAGTTCCCGGGCGGCCTGGGCGAGAAAGCGCCGGGCCAGCTCGCGGTCTTCACCGACGTGGCCGCGGGCGGCGGCGGCCAGGCGGTCCTCGGCGTCGTAGACCAGCTCCCAGAAATCCGCGGTGTGCTCGTCGAGCCAGACCCGGTGGAAACCGTCGTAGCCCCAGGAGCCCTCCTGCAGCACCACGGGCCGGGCCGGGTTGCGCTCCAGGGCCGCGGCCGGGGTGACGGCCTCCAGCCGGGGCGAGTCGGCGATCCCGCGCAGCACCCGCTCCAGCCAGGCCGGACCCTCGTGCCACCAGTGGCCGAAGAGCTCGCAGTCGAAGGGCAGCGCCAGCACGGCGCGCTCGCCGGGAGCCTTGCGGGTCACTCGCTCCAGCAAGCCGACGAAGTGGGCGGCGTGCTCCTCGACGGCGGCGGCCGCCGCCTCGGGCTCGTAGGGCGCCTTGTGCCCCACGTAGACCTCCTTGCCGGTGACCCGCCAGTAGCGCAGACCGCTGGGCCAGCGCCGCCGATGGAACTCCCGGTAGCGCGGGTCACCCGGGTAGCCGAGGAAGCCGTCCCAGACCTGGCGGTTGGCTTCGAAGTCCCGGGCCAGCAGCTTGAGCGAACTCCCCTCCAGCCGGGTCACCCCGTAGGGCTGGCGATCCGGGTAGGGGGTGTGGTGGTGCTCGCGAAAAGCGGCGTAGTGGGCCTGGACCTCGGCGCCGCCCGGGGTCTGTGCCGCCGGCTCGGCACGCAGCAGATGGCCGTCGACGAAGGTGTAGCCGACGTCGTGGCCCGTCAAGGCCTCGCTGGTGGCCCGCCGCGGGCGCGGTTGGTCGTCGGTGTGGGCGCGGCGCCAGGGCCGCGCCGGACGGTAGGCGCACTCCGGGGTCCAGAAGCCGCCCCGCCAGTCCGGCGCCCAGCGCTGGAAGCTCAGCAGGCCCAGACGAACCTGGCGGTCCAGGGCGTCGTCGCGGCCCAACAGGGGCAGGTAGCCGTGGGTGGCGCAACTCGCGGCGGGTTCGATCCACCCCCCCGTGGCCAGGTCGCGGACGATACCCGGCAGGTCGCGCCGCCGGCTCTCGAAGAAGCGGGTCTGGGAGACGAACCCGGCGGCCCAGTTCCGGGCCAGGGCGGCTAGTTCCTGCTCGCCCTGCTCCTCGAAGGCGACGGCGTCCTGCTCCGCGGCGACGGCGTGGCCGCGCAGGTACTCCAGCAGGCCGCTCTCGCAGCGCGGATCGCCGAGCTGTTCGGCCAGGGGCGGGGTGAGGCCCAGCCCCAACGCGAAGGGCACACCCTCCTCGGCCAGGTCATGGAAACGGCGCAGCAGGGGCAGATAGACGCCGGCGGCAGCCTCGTAGAGCCAGACCGAGCCGTGGGGCCAGGTGCCGTGGCCCAGCAGATAGGGCAGGTGGGCGTGAAGGTAGAAACAGACGTTGCCGTGGTCGGCCATCGAGCGCTCCGGTGTTTGAACCCGACAATCTTAAAGCCTGGCCCAGTGTTTAACAAGGCTTCCGTGGCGACCTGCGACGACCACTTCCACCCCGACGCCGCTTCTGCTATAATCATTGGTCGATACAAGTATATTTCAGCACTTTACAGCTGGAAGCCGCCGTCGACAACCACCAATAAAGCCCCGAATCAGGATGCAGACCCTCGATGAAAAGGAAGTCGTCCGCTGTCGCAAGGAGGCTTACAAATTCCTCGCCCGGCGTGAGCATTCGGCCCATGAGCTGGGCCGCAAGCTGGCCCGGCGATTCGCCACGGCGGTGATCGAGCGCATTCTGGGCGAATTGGCCGCGGAGAAGCTCCTCGACGATCGGCGCTTCGCCGTGACCTACGTGCGCGACCTGCTGCGCCGCACCCCCTGTGGGCTGCGGCTGATCCGGCGGAAATTGGCCGAGCGCGGTGTTGACGAAGAAAACGTCAGCGCCGCCCTGGACGAGTTGGCGCCCGACGAGGGGCTGCTCATCGAGCAGGCCGCCCGGGAGAAACTGGCCAAGCTGATCAGATATCCCCGCGAGGTCGCCGCCCGGCGGCTGCTCAGCCACCTCAAGCGCCGGGGCTTCCCCCGCGGTCTGGCCCAGTCCGTCACCCTGGAGCTGCTGGAGGACTGGCCGGAGTAAAACCCCGTCGTATCGTTCTCGACAAGAACCGGGACGCTCTTTTTCAGCCGGGTCGGCGCAGCGCGACCCGGTGAAGCGCAATCGGGGAGCCCGCCGGCTCCTTTCTTCGAGCGGTTCTTCGAGCGGTTCGTTGAGCGGTTCGTCGATCGGTTCGTCGATCGGTGCCGCGGTGAACTAACAACCCGGGAGCGCGATGCACGAAGC
The sequence above is drawn from the Candidatus Coatesbacteria bacterium genome and encodes:
- a CDS encoding DUF1957 domain-containing protein; the encoded protein is MADHGNVCFYLHAHLPYLLGHGTWPHGSVWLYEAAAGVYLPLLRRFHDLAEEGVPFALGLGLTPPLAEQLGDPRCESGLLEYLRGHAVAAEQDAVAFEEQGEQELAALARNWAAGFVSQTRFFESRRRDLPGIVRDLATGGWIEPAASCATHGYLPLLGRDDALDRQVRLGLLSFQRWAPDWRGGFWTPECAYRPARPWRRAHTDDQPRPRRATSEALTGHDVGYTFVDGHLLRAEPAAQTPGGAEVQAHYAAFREHHHTPYPDRQPYGVTRLEGSSLKLLARDFEANRQVWDGFLGYPGDPRYREFHRRRWPSGLRYWRVTGKEVYVGHKAPYEPEAAAAAVEEHAAHFVGLLERVTRKAPGERAVLALPFDCELFGHWWHEGPAWLERVLRGIADSPRLEAVTPAAALERNPARPVVLQEGSWGYDGFHRVWLDEHTADFWELVYDAEDRLAAAARGHVGEDRELARRFLAQAARELLLLESSDWPFLVHGHSAKDYARRRYNEHHEYCLALLEGLRQLDAGGVDPAAEELLSRRESTTPFVWAAWEELR